In Helianthus annuus cultivar XRQ/B chromosome 8, HanXRQr2.0-SUNRISE, whole genome shotgun sequence, a single genomic region encodes these proteins:
- the LOC110872912 gene encoding casein kinase 1-like protein HD16, translating to MPQLRSGARRSKRLVNLQPATHPIDQTENVTAPTRTRRKTGGGRGRGDAAGVRKGLVAATVGRTVAGGRGRGVRLIDLDLEPLCEVVPELVARGVGEPVFNRIDAVADKDIAMDGGSGDKVIGVEEDGNTPAVPERVHVGNSPIYKTDRKLGKGGLGQVYVGRRVSSGTERTGPDAFEVALKFEHRSSKGCNYGPPYEWQVYSSLNGCYWIPWVHYKGQQGDFYIL from the exons ATGCCACAGCTAAGAAGTGGAGCAAGGAGATCAAAACGGTTAGTTAATCTCCAGCCTGCTACTCATCCGATTGACCAAACGGAAAACGTCACCGCACCAACGAGAACCAGAAGGAAGACGGGTGGTGGAAGGGGACGAGGTGATGCTGCAGGTGTAAGAAAAGGGCTCGTGGCGGCAACGGTAGGTAGAACAGTGGCTGGCGGTAGAGGCAGAGGTGTTAGATTGATTGATTTGGACCTGGAACCACTATGTGAAGTTGTTCCTGAACTTGTAGCTCGTGGAGTTGGTGAGCCTGTGTTTAATAGAATCGACGCGGTTGCAGATAAAGATATAGCAATGGACGGTGGAAGTGGTGATAAAGTTATCGGAGTTGAAGAAGATGGAAACACACCTGCCGTGCCTGAAAGG GTACACGTAGGTAACTCTCCTATATATAAGACCGATAGAAAGTTGGGTAAGGGTGGTTTAGGACAAGTTTATGTTGGTCGGAGGGTAAGCAGCGGAACCGAAAGAACAGGGCCCGATGCATTTGAG GTAGCATTAAAGTTTGAGCATCGTAGTAGTAAGGGTTGCAACTATGGTCCTCCGTACGAATGGCAAGTTTACAG TTCGTTGAATGGTTGTTACTGGATTCCGTGGGTTCACTACAAGGGACAGCAAGGAGATTTTTACATTCTG TGA